One window from the genome of Lentibacillus daqui encodes:
- a CDS encoding glycine betaine ABC transporter substrate-binding protein, with translation MSFKKLYMFILFILVVVLTTACGSTSSGEKKDSGEKAAGDKTIVMGQINWAENIAVTNMWKVILEEKGYDLDLKLLDMGTQMAALASGDLDISPEVWLPVQDANYLKQYKDEADFSDETWYDTAKVGLVVPEYMDDINSIEDLNAHKDEFEGEITGFDAGAGTMEVTEDMMKEYDLDFDLVPSSEPAMITTIREAIKDKKAVVAPLWSPHRVFSEMDLKFLDDPKKVYGDAEKIHHATRHEFADDYPEVDKWLKNWKMDDDQVGDLMSTVNKAEDPEEGAAKWVEDNQDLVNEWLEE, from the coding sequence ATGTCTTTTAAAAAACTGTATATGTTTATTCTATTCATTCTAGTAGTAGTGCTTACAACAGCATGTGGAAGTACAAGTAGTGGAGAGAAAAAGGATTCAGGTGAAAAAGCAGCTGGCGATAAAACAATTGTCATGGGACAGATTAATTGGGCTGAAAATATTGCTGTCACCAACATGTGGAAAGTGATTTTGGAAGAGAAAGGTTACGATTTGGATCTGAAATTGCTGGACATGGGTACACAAATGGCAGCTCTTGCAAGCGGGGATTTGGACATTAGCCCAGAGGTATGGCTGCCTGTGCAGGATGCCAATTATTTGAAACAGTATAAGGATGAAGCCGATTTCTCGGATGAAACCTGGTATGATACAGCAAAAGTTGGACTGGTTGTTCCGGAATACATGGATGATATTAACAGTATTGAAGATTTAAATGCCCATAAAGATGAATTTGAAGGAGAAATTACCGGATTTGATGCCGGCGCCGGAACTATGGAAGTAACCGAGGATATGATGAAGGAATATGATCTTGACTTTGATTTGGTACCAAGTTCCGAACCGGCGATGATTACGACTATTCGTGAAGCGATAAAAGATAAAAAAGCGGTTGTTGCACCGCTTTGGAGTCCACATCGCGTATTTTCCGAAATGGACTTGAAGTTTTTGGATGATCCGAAGAAGGTTTATGGCGATGCGGAGAAAATTCACCATGCAACAAGGCACGAATTTGCAGACGATTATCCCGAGGTGGACAAATGGTTGAAAAATTGGAAAATGGATGATGACCAGGTTGGTGATCTCATGAGTACGGTAAATAAAGCTGAAGATCCCGAGGAAGGTGCAGCCAAATGGGTGGAGGATAATCAGGATTTGGTAAATGAATGGCTGGAAGAATAA
- a CDS encoding YmaF family protein translates to MYYDMRQFPGYAPYTPVYPNWQQKNYPEQRAKMSPSQTMGQEQKGHTHAHTGATSCNDKHTHLHPGVTSTPIETKEGHVHKIWGNTTFEDGHIHYYEAYTSPPISLPDGYHTHYAEIRTTENDGHTHTIKGFTRPSKS, encoded by the coding sequence TTGTATTATGACATGAGACAGTTTCCTGGTTATGCCCCATATACACCGGTCTATCCAAACTGGCAACAGAAGAATTATCCCGAACAACGTGCAAAAATGAGTCCTTCCCAGACAATGGGACAGGAACAAAAAGGGCATACACATGCTCATACTGGAGCAACATCATGCAATGATAAACATACCCATTTACATCCCGGGGTAACAAGTACACCAATTGAAACAAAAGAAGGTCATGTCCACAAAATATGGGGAAATACAACGTTTGAGGATGGACATATTCATTATTATGAAGCATATACCAGTCCGCCAATATCCTTGCCAGACGGCTATCACACCCATTATGCCGAAATCAGAACAACCGAAAACGATGGGCATACCCATACGATTAAAGGATTTACCAGGCCATCGAAAAGCTGA
- a CDS encoding C39 family peptidase: MENKHKCKIDGVPTINQHPELPTGCEATSLAMLLTWAGKTVSKFAVVEKLSKGEKVRFVDGTWYGANPNDQFVGDPYTDDGSFGVFEKPILETIDHFLPGKGVDLTGQDFEVLLNVVRSGTPVMAWTTINQNETYHSKSWQDPAGNTIDWYCNEHAVVIIGIDGDHVIVNDPYTGKEEHYDRHIFEHNWASMKKRAVTVDVDKSE; encoded by the coding sequence GTGGAAAATAAACATAAATGCAAAATTGATGGTGTTCCGACTATTAATCAACACCCGGAATTACCCACCGGTTGTGAAGCAACATCTTTAGCCATGTTGCTCACCTGGGCAGGAAAAACGGTCAGTAAATTTGCAGTAGTCGAGAAGCTTTCAAAGGGTGAAAAAGTCAGGTTTGTGGACGGAACATGGTATGGGGCTAACCCCAACGACCAATTTGTTGGTGATCCATATACCGATGATGGTAGTTTTGGAGTTTTTGAAAAACCGATTCTGGAAACTATTGATCACTTTCTGCCAGGGAAAGGCGTTGACTTAACGGGGCAGGACTTTGAGGTACTACTGAACGTTGTACGCTCCGGGACACCAGTGATGGCCTGGACCACCATTAATCAGAATGAAACCTATCATAGTAAATCATGGCAAGATCCGGCTGGCAACACCATTGACTGGTACTGTAATGAACATGCGGTTGTTATTATTGGGATTGATGGTGACCATGTCATTGTGAATGATCCTTATACTGGAAAAGAAGAACATTATGATAGACATATATTCGAGCATAATTGGGCCTCCATGAAAAAACGTGCGGTTACGGTAGACGTAGACAAATCCGAATGA
- a CDS encoding flavodoxin domain-containing protein — protein MAKIILLDASMTGSTEIMADAIGDYVKGAGHELVRKSFDFDDIDVQELLDYDGILIGSYTWDDDLPYEVEDFYDDLDSVDLTGKLVGVFGSCDSFYDSYGAALETIAARIPEIGGTMYEEKLKVELEPNDKDIADCKRYAAEFLDQLAKME, from the coding sequence ATGGCAAAAATTATTTTGTTGGATGCCAGTATGACAGGCAGCACGGAAATAATGGCTGATGCGATCGGTGATTATGTAAAGGGTGCTGGTCATGAGCTGGTACGTAAATCATTTGACTTTGATGATATTGATGTACAGGAATTGCTCGATTATGATGGGATATTGATTGGCTCTTATACATGGGATGATGATCTGCCATATGAAGTAGAGGATTTTTACGATGATCTGGATAGTGTTGATTTGACTGGAAAGCTTGTAGGTGTATTTGGTTCATGTGATTCGTTTTATGATTCATATGGCGCTGCACTTGAGACCATTGCTGCAAGAATCCCGGAAATTGGCGGTACGATGTATGAAGAAAAATTAAAAGTTGAACTGGAGCCAAATGATAAGGATATTGCAGATTGCAAACGATATGCTGCGGAATTTTTGGACCAGCTTGCGAAAATGGAATAA
- the cudC gene encoding choline uptake/conversion transcriptional regulator CudC, translated as MAYAQEDEVRNKLDEAKDQVIGAISETMDLYGVTPSAGKLYAMMYFKEQMNLDEMRQELGMSKPSMSTSVRKLQDNGMVKKVFQRGSRKHTYVAEKDFFRSFMSFYCQMWEREVNMNMEAIDHAQVDIREIFEDETVPNDLRKEAKADYDLLESSKVYYRWLERLTASIRTGEIFEFLPKNPGEDNK; from the coding sequence ATGGCATATGCACAAGAAGATGAAGTTCGAAACAAGCTTGATGAAGCTAAAGATCAGGTGATTGGCGCAATATCTGAAACGATGGATCTTTATGGCGTGACACCATCTGCGGGGAAATTATATGCAATGATGTATTTCAAGGAGCAGATGAATCTGGATGAAATGCGCCAAGAGCTGGGCATGAGTAAGCCAAGCATGAGCACAAGCGTCCGCAAGCTTCAAGATAATGGCATGGTGAAAAAAGTATTTCAGCGTGGATCCAGAAAGCACACATATGTAGCAGAAAAAGATTTCTTCCGTTCATTCATGTCTTTCTATTGTCAGATGTGGGAGCGGGAAGTGAATATGAATATGGAAGCCATCGATCACGCCCAAGTGGATATCCGTGAGATTTTTGAAGATGAGACCGTTCCCAATGACTTGCGAAAAGAGGCTAAAGCAGATTACGACCTGCTCGAATCATCAAAGGTGTATTACCGTTGGCTGGAGCGATTAACAGCCAGTATTCGAACAGGGGAGATATTTGAATTTTTACCGAAAAATCCGGGGGAAGACAATAAATAA
- the betB gene encoding betaine-aldehyde dehydrogenase, giving the protein MTLKQQYIDGQWIDSISGNTREIINPFNQEVIAVAAEGDVADAKTAIAAARKAFDHGPWPTTPATKRGRIIGKIAAFIERDKEELAELESLDTGKTIEESRGDMDDIAGVFRYYAEMADKDGGEIINSPIPNSVSKVVKEPVGVCGQITPWNYPLLQASWKLAPALAAGNTLVIKPSEITPLTHVKVFELIEEAGVPAGVANLVLGAGDTVGAELSNNANVDLISFTGGIQTGKKIMQAASVNVKKLALELGGKNPNVIFSDADLETAVDQAMNAVFFHAGQICSAGTRLIVEESIHDDFVQKLVGRVKNIKLGNGFDESTQMGPLISQEHLNKVTSYVEQGIAEGATVAIGAKRPEDPELQNGFFYLPTILTNCTTEMSVVQNEGFGPVITVEKFTTEDEAINLANDSIYGLSGGVWTKDIAKAERCVAKMRMGTVWINDFNLYFPHAPWGGFKQSGIGRELGKPGLEEYQETKHIFHNLKPEPINWF; this is encoded by the coding sequence TTGACCTTAAAACAACAATATATTGATGGGCAATGGATCGATTCCATCTCTGGTAATACAAGAGAAATTATCAATCCATTTAATCAAGAAGTTATCGCAGTAGCGGCTGAAGGGGATGTTGCTGATGCAAAAACAGCAATTGCCGCTGCCAGAAAAGCATTTGATCATGGGCCTTGGCCAACAACTCCAGCTACTAAACGAGGCAGAATCATTGGTAAAATCGCAGCGTTTATCGAGCGGGATAAAGAGGAATTAGCTGAACTCGAATCCCTTGATACAGGTAAAACCATCGAGGAGAGCCGTGGAGATATGGACGATATTGCCGGTGTTTTCCGTTATTATGCGGAAATGGCAGATAAAGATGGTGGAGAAATCATAAACTCTCCCATTCCAAATTCCGTTAGTAAAGTTGTCAAAGAACCAGTTGGTGTGTGTGGACAAATCACACCATGGAATTATCCCCTACTGCAAGCATCTTGGAAATTGGCCCCCGCACTTGCTGCCGGGAATACATTAGTGATCAAACCAAGTGAAATCACACCGCTTACCCATGTAAAAGTATTTGAATTAATCGAAGAAGCGGGCGTGCCGGCGGGTGTAGCCAATCTTGTTCTTGGCGCTGGAGATACGGTTGGGGCTGAACTTTCCAACAATGCGAATGTTGATCTTATTTCGTTTACCGGCGGGATTCAAACCGGGAAAAAGATCATGCAAGCGGCTAGTGTCAATGTAAAAAAACTAGCACTGGAACTTGGCGGTAAGAATCCTAATGTTATTTTTTCCGACGCCGATTTGGAAACAGCGGTTGATCAAGCAATGAATGCCGTCTTTTTCCACGCTGGGCAAATTTGTTCCGCGGGCACAAGATTAATTGTCGAGGAAAGCATTCACGATGATTTTGTTCAGAAATTGGTGGGACGCGTGAAAAACATCAAACTTGGTAATGGTTTTGATGAGTCAACGCAAATGGGACCGCTTATTTCCCAAGAACATTTAAATAAAGTGACGAGCTATGTAGAACAAGGCATCGCGGAAGGCGCAACAGTTGCAATCGGTGCCAAACGTCCGGAAGATCCGGAATTACAAAACGGCTTCTTCTATCTGCCTACCATTCTAACTAACTGTACAACCGAGATGAGCGTAGTACAGAATGAAGGATTTGGTCCTGTCATTACGGTAGAGAAGTTTACAACCGAAGATGAAGCTATCAATCTGGCAAACGACTCAATTTACGGACTTTCCGGCGGGGTGTGGACAAAGGATATCGCCAAGGCTGAGCGCTGTGTTGCCAAGATGCGTATGGGAACCGTTTGGATCAATGACTTTAACCTTTACTTTCCACATGCACCGTGGGGCGGTTTCAAACAATCCGGTATTGGTCGTGAACTTGGAAAACCAGGATTGGAAGAGTATCAGGAAACGAAACATATTTTCCATAACTTAAAACCGGAGCCGATCAATTGGTTTTAG
- the betA gene encoding choline dehydrogenase, with amino-acid sequence MKQTYDYVIIGGGSAGSVLGNRLSADKSRSVLILEAGRSDYPWDLFIQMPAALMFPSGNRFYDWIYSSDPEPYMDGRQVAHARGKVLGGSSSINGMIYQRGNPMDYERWGSAPGMETWDYAHCLPYFKRLETTYGADPSDEYRGHHGPIKLKRGPATNPLFQAFFDAAVEAGYSRTPDVNGFRQEGFGPFDSQVHNGRRVSASRAYLRPVMRRKNLTVETRAFVTNIDFNDTRANGVTYQKNGKTYHVNAGEVILSGGAFNTPQLLQLSGVGDADYLRSLGIKPIVNLPGVGENLRDHLEVYIQHACPQPVSEQPSLNKAKMPWIGLQWLLGRTGPAASNHFEGGGFVRSNEDVDYPNLMFHFLPLAVRYDGQKADTKHGFQVHVGPMYSNSKGRLKIRSRDPFQHPSIVFNYLSTEEDRREWVEAVRVSREILSQPALAPYNSGEISPGPSVQTDEEILQWVANDAETALHPSCTAKMGSASDPLAVVDPLTMKVHGLDNVRVVDASAMPHTTNGNIHAPVLMLAEKAADIILGNQPLKPSYLDYYRHRVHSEVAGTVER; translated from the coding sequence ATGAAACAAACTTACGATTATGTAATCATTGGTGGCGGTAGTGCGGGTTCTGTACTCGGCAACCGTTTAAGTGCAGATAAATCGCGCAGTGTTCTAATCCTGGAAGCTGGGCGCAGTGATTATCCATGGGATTTGTTTATTCAAATGCCAGCAGCTTTGATGTTCCCGTCAGGCAATCGTTTCTATGACTGGATCTACTCCTCTGACCCAGAGCCTTATATGGATGGACGCCAAGTTGCACATGCCCGGGGAAAGGTTCTGGGAGGGTCAAGTTCCATTAACGGTATGATTTACCAGCGTGGTAACCCGATGGACTACGAACGATGGGGATCTGCCCCAGGTATGGAAACTTGGGACTATGCGCATTGCCTGCCATATTTTAAGCGACTAGAAACAACTTATGGAGCGGATCCATCCGATGAATACCGCGGTCACCATGGCCCAATTAAATTAAAGCGCGGACCGGCCACGAATCCTTTATTTCAAGCTTTTTTTGATGCAGCTGTTGAGGCTGGTTATTCAAGAACACCCGATGTGAATGGTTTTCGTCAGGAAGGTTTCGGCCCATTCGACAGCCAGGTACATAACGGCAGACGAGTGTCAGCTTCACGCGCGTATTTGCGGCCTGTTATGCGACGTAAAAATCTTACAGTGGAAACGCGTGCTTTTGTTACCAATATCGACTTTAATGATACCCGAGCCAACGGTGTAACCTACCAAAAGAATGGGAAAACCTATCATGTTAACGCGGGCGAAGTTATCCTTTCCGGTGGTGCATTCAACACGCCACAGCTACTTCAGTTGTCTGGTGTAGGAGACGCTGATTATCTACGCTCGCTGGGCATTAAACCAATCGTTAACCTACCAGGTGTAGGCGAAAATCTCAGGGATCATCTTGAAGTATATATTCAGCACGCTTGTCCGCAGCCTGTTTCGGAACAACCTAGCCTAAATAAAGCAAAAATGCCTTGGATCGGCTTGCAATGGCTACTTGGACGTACTGGACCGGCGGCATCCAATCATTTTGAAGGTGGAGGTTTCGTCCGTTCGAATGAAGATGTTGATTACCCGAATTTGATGTTTCATTTTCTTCCGCTTGCCGTTCGATATGACGGGCAAAAAGCAGACACAAAGCATGGATTCCAGGTACACGTTGGACCAATGTACTCCAACTCCAAAGGTAGACTGAAGATCCGTTCGCGTGATCCTTTTCAACATCCTAGTATTGTATTTAACTATCTTTCTACTGAAGAGGATCGGCGTGAGTGGGTGGAAGCGGTACGAGTTTCACGGGAAATTCTTTCTCAGCCGGCGTTAGCGCCTTACAACTCGGGTGAAATTTCCCCCGGGCCTTCTGTTCAAACGGATGAGGAAATTCTGCAGTGGGTAGCGAATGACGCCGAAACGGCACTCCATCCATCATGTACGGCAAAAATGGGTTCCGCTTCAGATCCGCTGGCTGTTGTAGATCCGCTGACCATGAAAGTTCATGGCCTGGACAACGTACGGGTAGTTGATGCGTCAGCTATGCCTCACACTACAAACGGGAATATCCATGCACCAGTGTTGATGTTGGCAGAAAAGGCAGCGGACATCATCCTCGGAAATCAACCGTTGAAACCTTCCTATCTGGATTATTACCGTCATAGAGTACATTCAGAAGTCGCCGGCACAGTAGAGAGGTAA